AAGCTTTCACAAATCGAACAGGTTGCAAGCCAACAGGTTCAATGCTCAAAGTGTTGTTTTCAACAGCTTCCAGAACAGCTGAGGCCAACTGCAAGAGAAATTTAGAAAGCAGTTAAAAACAGCTCTGTTATCCATTGCTTCAAAGCAgtgacatttctttctctgttaagttaggaacactgaaaaaaaaaaatcaactcaccaaacaaattaaattacaaatgaGATTTTGCTTTCATAGTGAGCAAGAAGTCCCATTTCCAGGCTCCTGTTTAAATTCTACCCTCCAAATAACCCTGCCCTCCCCGAGGCAAGATAACTGCCTTTACAGCTGGGAATGTAGTCAAGCATGTTTCAAATGCTAATTGTATTTTCAGTCATTCCTCATAAGCCCAAATAGCACATATGATTCGTATGTGCTGTGTTCTTGTCAGAAACAGGATATGgcacaaactttttttatttaaaaaaacttgcTCTAATTTTATTGTGTGCTATGGAAACACAAAATTATGCAGCATGCTTCCTTATCTTGCAAAACCCAAGTAGATATTATGTCACTTTTTCAGCCAAAGATATCTTTAGAAAGGTGTTCAAACAAGTAAGACTGAGTAACATATATAGAATAAGCCAACATAATATATAGAAAAACCCACTGCAACTTTGAAACACTAGTCCAAACATCATCTTCATGAAACAAAGTGCAACTCTGCCCAGGCTTTTTATGTTAATTCTTTATAAACCCACAATCATAAGACACTAGAAATATGCTCATTTTGCTTCACTGGCCTAAACTGCCCAAGACTACTGTTTAAGTATGGACAAGTAATAGCCATTACTTGATTTAAAAGAAGGGGCAATTTATGTCATTAGTGAAATAGTTCTGTGCTAAGGTTCCTTCCTACTGAgtaacaaagatatttttctattgtactttgaatattttaaaagcagaatgttACTATTAAAGCAGTTCATATAAAACACACTTTCTCTCCCACctcccaaaagcaaaacattacGCATATACACAATAGGCTACTGAGAGTTAATACAATACCTCAACGATTCAGATAACTGCATTTCCAATCATTCAAAAACACTAACTTGTAGTTTATTGTTTGGCTAAACTGCATATTAGTTTATTGATATTcaagtgaaaacagaagttgGTCACTATGTACAGCATCTGGAAACCATAACTGTGTAACTGACAAGTGCTAGAAGCCTCATTCTTTCCTTAGGAGGAAATACAAATCTACAGTAGTTACATCAGCACcgaagcagaaaaaaacaaaatgaagttgcTGGGAAAGACAACAGGATGGCCTACTGCAGAACCAATTTAACTCCCATAGTAACCAAGTAAACTTTTTAGTGGGAGAGGTTCACATGATGCTGTACACCAACCACAATGAACTGGTATGCAATTAACTGAAAGATCATGCATGCTTACAGCCAGCAAGTAACAGCAGATGTAAAGCATGGCAAAAGAACATAACAAACCATATGAAAATACCAGATAAACATTATGAAGAAACTACAGCATTTTTCATGTGAGGGAGGTGTTCAATTTTATTGGGAAAAACACAAGTCTGAGGgctttaaaatgtgttgttcTTATATCAATAAAGATCTAAGAATATGGTCCCTTCCCCTTAAGAGACTGATACCACAACTACAAGcctgaaaatgctgtttaagAACAACTAAGTAAAGTAGTCTGAGCTGGAATCTGTTCCACATTATTCCCAGGAATAGGTAAAACTCCAGTCCTTCCTCTGTATGGGAATGTGTGACAATaacacaaggaaagaaaaaaaaaaaaaaagtcttgtaaTTTGTTTCATCTAAAACTCTATTCCCAAACTGCCCCTGTTGAATCATATAAAATCCTGAAGTCTGATTTTTGTAACTCAGACCTCTCCAAGAAAACACCCAGACTGTGCTTGCAGCCTGTGCTGactgatgaaagaaaactggtccacaaaattaaatatattggTCTCTACTGCCCCCTATACAAACAAGAAACAAGTGTCAGGACACTATTTCTACAACAGAATCCAGAGGATCTttgaaatatcagaaaaaaaaaaaaaaaccaccatccATTCCTACAAGCATCAGATTCTGCCAGACAGGAGTAATATCTGAAGGAGAAGACCTAAAAAGGCCAATATCTGGTATAGCATAAATTaaatagtgaagaaaaaaattatcatttcaATATACTAGACTAAACTTCAGCACTTACTGTAAACTGTCACACtctaatgaaacaaaaatggttAAACTtcatatgaaaacatttttaatagtcTACTGGTTTCATGTAACATATTTAAGGGAAAAGCATCAGTGACCACATTTAGACTATTTCCATTACCTCACTTTTTGAGAAGGTTAAACACGGAAAAATATCTTCCCGATAAATTTTGTCCAAGAAAGGACATGTTCTGTCCATAGTTGGCTCATCCTTCCAAGATCTGAATTCATTGTACAAAGACAGGTCAGCCTAGAACACACACAAAGATTCACATATTTTAGTACTGCAATTATCACTCTACTATAATTTGCAAATATTCACGGGTAAATAATACGCATTAAAACTACATGCTTTCCATCACACTGTGAAAGAATGCTATCATGCCCCAGCTATGAACACCTTCTTAAATCCACTTTCCTAAGACTGTAAATATAATCAAATCAAAACATACCATTGTCAAGGCACCGGGGTTAATGCTCTCACTGGTCACCGCTACACCAGGGAGAAGCTAATTACCTCTCCCCCATTTCCTAGGCTTCCAGGATCAATGTGAAAAAACTTAACTGATTgtttaatagtaaaaaaaaaaaaaaaaatctccttgaCACACCTTCATTACAGTATTTTAGTCCATCTCCTTTTCTGagttacagaaaagcagagaaatctAAAGAAAACTGCAGTCTTATACATCTTATACATTCACCCTGCATCTGAATATAACATGCTGCTATCCGAacactaaaagaaaacagacatttaaCACACTAAATATACTaacacaggaaaacaggaaGTCAATAATACAAATCAATTAAAACGATACTCttattcttcagttttcatctTTATGCCCAAACTCTTTCCTACACCATGCTACAACAGGAAGGCAAGGATATTCACAGAGCATGATTTATGAGCCCGCTCCCCCACCACTCCTCTTGTCAATGgagaaatactaaaataaaccCATTAAATCATGCTAAGAGTAAGCATGCTCTGTTTTAGAGATAGTTTTATCTGCTTTGAAAACACCTTGTTCTGTTATCTCCATGTTGAGAGCAGCTTAGCTGTGGGAAGGCACCTATCCAGTCTGGTGTTCAGGAAACTGGTACTAGGTTGCTATTAAAATACACACCTATCCCATGGGCCGGCTACCCACGGACAGATGGAGCACACTAAGGTATTCCCAGAGCCCATCCTCTCATTTAGGATTACTTGAGAAGGATCTTGTTCACAGGCACCAACACTGCTCCAAGACGTGAACCAAGCCGAGTGGGGATGACTGCTTCCAATGCATACTCCTAATCCAATGTAAAAGACTAATGCCAGTCCCCAATGGGATATACAACACCACCCCTCAGACTGGTTTTGACATTCTGCTGACAAAGACTTGAGCAACTTTCCCCTTCAACTGGTTGTCGAATCCCGTTCTTGTACTACTGCAGACCTAATACTGTGTGATCCTAAAcctgaatactgtgttcagttttgggccactTACTTCAAGAAGGACATACCGGTGCTGGAGCACATCCAGAGAAAGGCAAcaaggctggtgaagggtctagagcacaagtcttatgaactggggctgtttagtctggagaagactCAGGGGAGATCTTACTgctttctacaactacctgaaaggaggttgtaggcaggtgggggtcggtccCTTCTTCCAGATAACTAGCGACAGGAGACAGGACAcgaggaaacagcctcaagttgtgccaggggagttTTGACTGGATcttaggaaaaatgttttcactgacagggtggtcaagcattggaacaggctgcccagggaggtggtggaatcaccatccctggagacgtttaaaaaatgtgtagatgagATGCctagagacatggtttagtgatggacttggcagtcctgggttaatagTTGGACTTAAtggtctcaaaggtcttttccaaccgaaATGATTCTATACTCCTAAAACCCAAACCTAAAGCTATAGGAAGGGACAGGTGTTGCAGGCCAAAGATAAGCCAGGATGTGATTCTAAGTTTTTGtcatattaaaagcaaataatataGATGAGATaatgaaagagggaaaataacaTACgctaaaaattctttttaatccTATTAATAGATCGGTACACCGCTCTGAACCAACCTCTTTCAGTCTTTtgttctttccccttctccaagCTCCCAGCACTTAGCCAttcttttacatatatatttcgGGGAGttcttttgtcattttgttggggtttttttccttgaaaaagaaCCTTCAAAAATTAGACTGgcaaatttttttccattagagCTACTTGCCTTACACTCAGGTACAATCAGGAAGAGCCATCTTAATTAAGCTAGTCCATAAATGTTCTGGTTGCTAAGCCACCAACCTCATTGTACAAATGAAATTCAATAGGTGTAATTCACTCCCTAAAGGAACATTACCTACACCTTAAACCCCATTTCAGGTCTGGCTTTAAAATGAACACAATCAAGAGatatcagcagaaaaaaaaaaagccagccaTTTTTGATTTATGCTATAGGatttctaaaaattaagatGCGTTTCTTATTCACTCAATTTCACCCAAACCTGCAATTTATAAAGAAGCTGCTTTGACAAATCTGCTCACCCTTTCCAATCCACACAGTGCTACATGTATATCTCCTCCCTGCCTTTACTGTGTTTTCACTAGATCAAAATTTTGATTACCTGCAATTAAATATACAGCCAATTGTAATAGTAATTCTAGTTAAACTTTTAATACTTCCATTTTATAGTAAAATACAACATCAGTGAAACATTTAAGCTCTTTGAACACCACCGATGCGTTTATCAGTATTTATGCTGAGTGGATGCTACCTGCCTGCCTAAGATACCGGCAGTTATTCAGCTTACCTAAATCCTGTTAATACCTAACTTAATTACAAGCGTCTACTTATCCTAGAGATTACTCCCACACGCTAGGAGATATTTCTCTGGGATGCTGTCACCTTTCTGGCTCCACTGCAATTTAGTGTGGACAGCCAGCCACTCTGTCTATATTCCACAAAGAAACCTGAGAGTTGACATGTGTTTACACCCAGCTCCATCCAGCATCTTGAAATGCAAAGCTCTGGGTGGTACTCTCCATAAGGGTCCAAAGCTACATTCTCCACACCACAAGAACACTATATAACCCTGAGCAAGGGTActcttagccctccttttgaAGCCAAATCAGTTAAAATCAGGAGAATGCCACACAAAGGGTAACCTAACTCAGTGGCAAGAACATCTAGCAAGAAGGGGGCAGAACTAGGGTTTCAGACCCAGCTCcgagaaatgcaaaaatatttaccttaGACCGACAATAAACACAACCACAAAGAACTGGACAATGAAAGCAGTAGGGAAGGCATGGTTGTCCTGCTTAAAACAATGTCCTAGCCACTACACCAGAGGCAGTCTGTCTTTCTTCTCTCCATGTTGCACTCTGTTAAACACTCCAGCtcagaagacagacagaaagactCAGATCCCAGTGGGTGGAAAATCCGTGTTTCTTACTGATTCTCTGGGCTGTCAGTGGAAGTCACCTGTTTTGAGCAGCCTCCATCAGCCTCAAAGTGTGCCCTTATGCAGCCAACAAAAAGGGGACTGAACTAGAAGTGGCAGACAGACTGGACCTTCTGCATCATGTCCTTCACATTCACCACCTCTCTACAAGAAATGGAGGCAAAACACATTTCTCCCCTCTCTCACCCTTGCCCAACACTTCAAAATTTCATTGAGTCATGACATCAGTGTGGTGCTTATGAAGTAATTGGATTGCATCCCAGCTCTCCCCTTTTCTGAAGGGCAACAAGGATTCAattttaataaggaaaacatTCTGGATGCCACTGAAAGTGGGCATGCAGgatgtaaagcttttttttttctctgaaagcctGAGTATAAAACAAACTGGGAAATGGCTTTATTTTCTAGATTCATAGTAAAAAGGTGTATAGTACAAATGCACTCAATAATGACTGGCAAAACAAAGTATTAAAATGGCCACTGTGAATCACATTAAAGATCTAGTTAGCCTGTTACCCCTCTGACAACGGCTAGCAGtcacagagctggctgcagagcagtacgagaaaaaaaacagtgaggTATCTTCATTTTACTGTCTCCTAACTTCTAGCAATCTGTGAAGAAGCTTCCTAAGCCAAATGTCAAGGTATATAGAAGACAGatagaaaaggcttttcttttgtcACTTTGTATAACTACATTTTGAAcacatttgtgtttttaatCTTGCTACCTCATGACAATGAGTGGTAAAGTCTGATTATGTACCATCTGAAAATGATTTTCCCTTTAGCTTCTAGAGTCTCCTTATTACAAGAAATCATTAGTATTTGTTCACCATTCGTCTTCCACATGTCACCTGTGACTGTATAGATTTTTATTCTACCTCAAGTGCATCTTTCTACACAGAAATACTTCCCATAGGTTTGACCATCTATGTCATACTCCTTGTACTTTCATTACATTCCTTCTGAGATGAAGATACAGCTGCATGCATAGACACACACATTTACTAGATGTTTATACAGCAGTATAAAGCTGCTCCTTTTGCTATTTACTTCTTTCCTCACAACTCCTAAAGCTCTGTGTCTTTGACCATCACTGAGCACTGAGGTGGTGTCCACAAGtactttttcttcccagcacaATGTCCTTGTTTTTAAGTCCACAACTGCATGCTTGCTAgagttacattttttccttagatGCCTCATTTCTCATTTATTGATTTTGCATTTCACCTGCTGTTCTAGTAACCACTCAGTATCATAAGACCCTTCTCAACTCTTCAGTCACTTTTTTCTACTACCATTCAAAGCACTCCAGCACCAACTTGCCACCTCATTATTTCCCCATTTTCAGTTACAGGagtagatttaaaataaaataaaaaaatatcacaggcCCCTCTGGGACTCCAGTGGTAACTCTCCTTCTGTTCTCTAGTATATCATTGATTCCACCTCTTCCCTGGCCTCTTTCACCCATTATGGATCTATAAAATTACTCTTCCTCTTTTCTATGACAGCTTATGAAACATTTAATAAAGTTTATAAACTTTCAGTGATGAACTTTGTAAAAATCCATCAGGACTTATCATTCAGttatattgtatttttgttggtgggttgtttttttttaatttcaatctttaaattattaattccAATATTTCAAATCTTATCTCATATTGCCTTAATGATTTAAAGGTAAACAATCATCACCTATTGGTATGtaagaaaaattttcttccaCTAATGGAAAACATCTCCAAAACAGTCAGTATGACACGAAGATTTAACATACAACAGATTTACTGggagtaaaacaaaacaacaaagccaGCTTATCAACAAGAAGAGGGCAATCCTTGTCCTGTTACCTCTTTACAGTCTTTTACAATTGGCTGCATCATGGTAAGGTCCTGATGACTGCCACCCATAGCACTACTTGTACTCTTGTTTCTTGCATGGCCTTTCTTAAAAGGAGTTTTTCCACTAGACTGAAACTCCTTAGTTGGAGATGTTGGTGAAGTAGACAGTACTAGTGTTTTCAGTGCCGCTACTTCAGCCTGGAGGACATCAATCttgagggaggaagaaaaaaaaagtaacatacAAATATGTTAAATCATTTAACAAAGTTTCCAGTTATCTCGGTTCAAATCAAGACTTCATCTTCCAACAGTACTAACATACACATGCCTATGCAATTGCATACTGCAGTAACACTGGCTTCCTATGCACCCATGCTAGCTATCTGGTATGATGCTGAAACACCAGCTGTGTCCATAGGTGTTAGCTAAGAATGTGAAGGTGACACAGAACAGCTTAGTATGTATTTTCATAATGTATCCAGGTAATGCTCTATTTACACCTTTATGAGTCACACTTTAGATTTATAACCACGTGAAAAGACAAAGcaagcaaatgggaaaaaaactcaCCTTTCCTTGTGcttcttttaactgtttttctgctgcagcttgtTTGACATTAGCTTCTTTAACCATTTTGTGTGCTTCCTATAAAAAATGTTTAGCTAGCATAAATGCTTCACACAAATTTACAAAAGccagtaaaaaaaccaaccaacaacaaaaagctaaGGACATTCTTTTGCTTCACAGAGA
The Falco peregrinus isolate bFalPer1 chromosome 6, bFalPer1.pri, whole genome shotgun sequence genome window above contains:
- the RAB3IP gene encoding rab-3A-interacting protein isoform X4; this encodes MVKEANVKQAAAEKQLKEAQGKIDVLQAEVAALKTLVLSTSPTSPTKEFQSSGKTPFKKGHARNKSTSSAMGGSHQDLTMMQPIVKDCKEADLSLYNEFRSWKDEPTMDRTCPFLDKIYREDIFPCLTFSKSELASAVLEAVENNTLSIEPVGLQPVRFVKASAVECGGPKKCALSGQSKSCKHRIKLGDTSSYYYISPFCRYRITSVCNFFTYIRYIQQGLLKQQDVDQMFWEVMQLRREMSLAKLGYYKEEL